One Leptospira wolbachii serovar Codice str. CDC genomic region harbors:
- the grpE gene encoding nucleotide exchange factor GrpE, with translation MAEETNGSVDEQNVSVEEGQTITDEAIEQAVEGAEKELDNAKKEIETLKDSWLRERAEFQNYKRRTANDLLNARKESIKKFAEGLTGALDNLERVSNVPNQTPEVVAFVEGIKMVQKEFYSVLEKEGIKRLDPKGMPFDPMLMEAIASEESAEFVEETVVETYQAGYYHEEGENKQSIRPARVKVGKPQS, from the coding sequence ATGGCAGAAGAAACAAACGGGTCCGTGGATGAACAAAATGTGTCCGTCGAAGAAGGGCAGACCATTACGGATGAAGCCATTGAACAAGCAGTAGAAGGTGCCGAGAAGGAACTCGATAACGCTAAAAAAGAAATCGAGACTTTAAAAGATTCTTGGTTAAGAGAACGTGCGGAGTTTCAAAACTACAAACGTCGAACTGCAAATGACTTGTTAAATGCAAGAAAAGAATCCATCAAGAAGTTTGCGGAAGGACTCACTGGTGCCTTGGACAATTTAGAACGAGTGTCCAATGTTCCGAACCAAACTCCGGAAGTAGTTGCTTTCGTTGAAGGGATCAAGATGGTTCAAAAGGAATTTTATTCCGTATTGGAAAAAGAAGGAATCAAACGTTTGGATCCGAAAGGAATGCCGTTTGATCCAATGCTTATGGAAGCAATTGCTTCTGAGGAAAGTGCAGAGTTTGTTGAGGAGACGGTTGTGGAAACTTACCAAGCTGGTTATTACCATGAAGAAGGTGAGAACAAACAATCCATTCGCCCTGCACGTGTAAAAGTGGGAAAACCACAAAGTTAA
- the dnaK gene encoding molecular chaperone DnaK gives MSKEKIIGIDLGTTNSCVAVMEGGDPVVIQNSEGARTTPSIVAFTAKGETIVGQFAKNQAITNAVNTIRSAKRFIGRRFNEAGDESKMVSYKVIRAGNDGVKFETVSGEFTPQEIAARVLQKMKKTAEDFLGYEVKKAVVTVPAYFNDEQRQATKDAGRIAGLEVERIINEPTAAALAYGFDKKKTSAKIAVYDLGGGTFDVSILELGDGVFEVKSTNGDTHLGGDDFDNVVMQWMIDEFKKQTGIDISGDKNTVQRLKEAAEKAKIELSGTSSTQINLPFITADASGPKHLDMTLTKAKFDEITRSLVERTRIPCINALKDAGLSASEIDEVILVGGSIRIPAVQALVKEIFGKEPNKSVNPDEVVAVGAAIQGGVLAGDVTDVLLLDVTPLSLGIETLGGVMTKLIERNTTIPTRKSQVFSTAADSQTTVSVHVLQGEREMASANRTLGRFDLVGIPSAPRGVPQVEVTFDIDANGIVHVSAKDLGTGKEQKIRIESSSGLSEEEIKKMVKDAEAHAEEDKKLREAADTKNELEAIVYQLEKTIGESADKLDESEKQRAQDEIKRGREAMESGDIERMKASRDSIQEVAMQIGQKIYSQAGPEAGAPGADPGANAGQGASESSAGGEKVVDADYTVVDEDKK, from the coding sequence ATGTCTAAGGAAAAAATTATAGGTATCGATTTGGGAACCACTAACTCTTGTGTGGCGGTTATGGAAGGTGGAGACCCTGTTGTCATTCAAAACTCAGAAGGGGCAAGAACCACTCCTTCGATTGTTGCCTTTACCGCAAAGGGTGAAACCATTGTGGGTCAGTTCGCAAAGAACCAGGCAATTACGAATGCGGTAAACACAATTCGTTCTGCAAAACGTTTCATTGGTCGTCGTTTTAACGAAGCTGGTGATGAATCCAAGATGGTATCTTACAAAGTGATCCGTGCTGGAAATGATGGAGTCAAATTTGAAACCGTTTCTGGTGAATTCACTCCACAAGAGATTGCGGCTCGTGTTCTTCAAAAAATGAAAAAGACTGCGGAAGACTTTCTTGGTTACGAAGTAAAGAAAGCTGTGGTTACCGTTCCTGCATACTTCAATGACGAACAAAGACAAGCAACAAAAGATGCTGGTCGAATTGCTGGTCTCGAAGTGGAACGTATCATTAACGAACCTACGGCAGCGGCTCTCGCTTACGGTTTTGATAAGAAAAAAACTAGCGCCAAGATCGCAGTATATGACTTAGGTGGTGGAACATTTGACGTATCCATCCTAGAGCTTGGTGACGGTGTTTTCGAAGTAAAATCCACAAATGGGGACACTCATCTTGGTGGTGACGACTTTGATAACGTAGTTATGCAGTGGATGATTGATGAGTTTAAAAAACAAACTGGGATTGATATCTCTGGAGATAAAAACACAGTACAACGATTGAAAGAAGCTGCTGAAAAAGCTAAAATCGAGTTGTCTGGAACATCTTCCACTCAAATCAATCTACCGTTCATCACAGCAGATGCATCTGGTCCAAAACATTTGGACATGACACTCACTAAAGCAAAGTTTGATGAGATCACAAGATCACTTGTAGAAAGAACTCGCATTCCATGTATCAATGCATTAAAAGATGCAGGTTTGTCTGCGAGCGAAATTGATGAAGTCATCCTTGTGGGTGGATCGATTCGTATCCCTGCGGTCCAAGCTCTTGTAAAAGAAATTTTCGGTAAAGAACCGAACAAATCTGTAAACCCAGACGAAGTAGTGGCAGTTGGTGCTGCAATCCAAGGGGGAGTTCTTGCTGGTGATGTTACTGACGTATTGTTACTTGATGTAACTCCACTTTCTCTTGGTATTGAAACTCTCGGTGGTGTGATGACAAAACTCATCGAAAGAAATACAACCATTCCGACAAGAAAGTCACAAGTGTTCTCTACTGCGGCAGACAGCCAAACAACAGTTTCGGTTCATGTATTGCAAGGGGAACGTGAGATGGCAAGTGCCAATAGAACCCTCGGTCGTTTTGACTTAGTGGGAATTCCATCGGCACCAAGAGGAGTACCTCAAGTCGAAGTCACTTTTGATATTGATGCGAATGGTATCGTTCATGTATCGGCAAAAGACTTAGGAACAGGGAAAGAACAAAAGATTCGTATTGAGTCTTCTTCGGGACTCTCTGAAGAAGAAATTAAAAAGATGGTGAAAGATGCAGAAGCTCACGCTGAAGAAGATAAAAAACTTCGCGAAGCCGCTGATACTAAAAACGAATTGGAAGCGATTGTTTACCAATTAGAAAAAACCATCGGTGAATCTGCTGACAAACTCGATGAATCAGAAAAACAAAGAGCTCAGGACGAAATCAAACGTGGCCGTGAAGCAATGGAATCTGGTGACATCGAACGTATGAAAGCTTCTCGTGATTCCATCCAAGAAGTAGCAATGCAAATTGGACAAAAGATATATTCACAAGCAGGTCCTGAAGCTGGTGCTCCAGGTGCGGATCCTGGTGCAAACGCAGGTCAAGGTGCAAGTGAATCTTCTGCCGGTGGCGAAAAGGTCGTCGATGCGGATTACACCGTAGTCGATGAGGACAAAAAATAA